The region TACTGAAGATCGTCGAAAAGGCTGTGGCCGAGGCCTACGCCAAGGGCTTCCTGGGCAAGAACATCTTCGGCTCCGGCATCGACTTCGACATCATCACCCAGACCGGCGCAGGCGCGTATGAGGTCGGCGAAGAGTCCGCGCTTATGGAGTCGCTCGAAGGCAAGCGGGGTGTTCCGCGCATCAAGCCTCCCTTCCCTGCTGTGGTCGGGCTGTATGGTGGGCCTACCGTCATCAACAACGCAGAGACGATCGCCTCTGCCCCGCACATCCTGCTGATGGGCGGCGAGGCTTATGCCAAGCTCGGCTCAGAGCGCAACGGCGGCACGCGCCTGTTCGGCATCAGCGGCCATGTGGAGCGCCCCGGCGTCTACGAACTCCCGATGGGCTACAACCTGAAGAAGGCCATTTATGAAGTGGCCGGCGGAGTGAAGGGCGGCAAGAAGCTCAAGGCCGTGGTCCCCGGCGGAAGCTCCTGCCCGGTGTTGACAGCCGATGAGCTGGATGTGGGCCTGGACTTCGACCAGATGGGCAAGGCCGGCACCATGCTCGGGTCCGGTGGCATTGTGGTGCTGGATGAGACAGTGTCCATCGTCGAGTTTGCGCTGCGCGTCATCAGCTTCTACCAGCACGAATCCTGCGGCTGGTGCATCCCCTGCCGCGAAGGCACGGACTGGATCAAGAAGACGCTGGCCCGCGTGTACGCGGGTGGCGGCAGCAAGAAGGACGTGGACAACGTCCAGTACCTCGCCGAAAACATGATGGGCCGGACGTTCTGCCCGTTGGGCGATGCGGCCGCGATGCCGACGCTGGGCTTCGTGAAGAAGTTCCGCAAAGAGTTTGAGGACTACATCGACGGCAACCGCGCCGGTACCCCGGTCATGAGCGAACAGGAACTGGTAGGGGCTGGTCACTAGCTTCAGATCCAGGCGACTGGAGCCAAGGCTCGCCTCCAGTCGCTTCAAGAGCAATGCAGCCGAAGGAATTCATTCATGCCAGACGTAACCTTCACCGTAGACGGACGCCAGCTCACCGCCCCCGCAGGCACGCTCCTTATCGACGCCTGCAAGACCCATGGCATCAACATCCCGGCCTTCTGTTACTACCCCGGCCTCTCGCTCCAGGCTGCCTGCCGCATGTGCGTGGTCCGTATCGAGAAGGTGCCCAAGCTCGCCACGGCCTGCACCACCACCGTTGCGGAAGGCATGGTCGTCGCCACGGAGACGCCAGAGATTGCACAGGCCCGCAAGGCTACGCTGCAGCTCCTGCTCGGCAATCACCCGCTGGACTGCCCTGTCTGCGACGCAGGCGGCGAGTGCGAGCTGCAGGACATGACCTTCAAGTACGGTGCCGCAGACAGCTTTTATGCCGAGCCGAAGAACCATCGCGAAGAGCAGAAGTGGTCCCCCGTCGTCTACTTCGACCGGCCGCGCTGCATCCTCTGCTACCGCTGCGTGCGCATGTGCGGAGAGGGTATGGACGTGTTCGCACTGGGTATTCAGAACCGCGGCTCGTCGTCGATCATCGCGCCCAACTCCCCTGCCTCTGAGAATCCGATGGACAGCCTGCCGCACGTTGACTGCGAGCAGTGCGGTATGTGCATCGACGCCTGCCCGGTGGGAGCCCTCACTTCAGGCACCTATCGCTATAAGACCCGCCCGTGGGAGATGAATCACGTCTCCACCGTCTGCACCCACTGCGGCGACGGCTGCAAGACCACGCTGGGCGTGCGCAGCACCTCCGGCGGCTCTGAGATTGTGCGCGGCGACAACCGCGACAAGTCCGGCATCAACGGCGACTTCCTCTGCAACAAGGGCCGCTACGCCTTCGACTTCGCCAACCACGAAGACCGCATCACCAAGCCGCTGGTGCGCAATGCTGCAGGCAAGCTCGAGCCCGTAACCTGGGAGGCTGCGTTCGACCACATCGGCAAGCGCTTCCGTGAGCTGCGCGATACGAAGGGCGGCGAGAGCATTGGGGTCATCGGCTCCAACCGGCTGACCAACGAGGAGTCTTACCTGCTGCAGAAGTTTGCGCGGACCGTCCTTAAGACCAACAACATTGACCATCACCGCACGGCGGATCATGTGGCGTTCGCGCAGGCGCTCAGCGGCCAGACCGGACGTTCCGCCAGCCTGCACGACACCCTCAGCGCCCCCTCCGTCCTGATCGTTGGCGGCGATCCTACCAACCAGTCCCCCGCCACCGCCTGGAACCTGCGCACCAACGTCCGGAACAACGGGGCGAAGCTGTACGTCGTCAACCATGAAGAGATCAAGCTTCGCCGCCAGGCCAAGGCTTTCGTCCGCCTGGCTCCATTTGGTTACGGCGCACTGGCAGCGTTCCTCGCCGGCGACGACTCCGCCGCGTCCCAGGCTGTGCAGAATACCGAAGCTCTCAGCGGATTCCGTGACACGCTTCGCGGCACCGAGAACCTGCTGATCCTGATCGGCTCAGACCTGCGCGGCGCTGACCTCAGGCGTCTGATCGAGTTTGGTCTTACATTGCCGGGCTCCAAGTTTGCGCTGCTCTCCGATTACGTCAACAGCAAAGGTGCAGCGGACATGGGTCTGCTGCCAGACATGCTCCCCGGCTATACGCCTGTGGGGTCTGAGCACTTCGCGGAATACAACGCACCCGCCACCCCGGGGAAGGATATGCTGGAGATCTTCGACGCAGCCGGTGCGGGTAATCTCTCTGCGCTGTATGTCGTCGGCTCTAACCCTGTTCTGCGCTATGGCGTAGAAGCTGCCGCGCTCAAGAACACCTTCGTCGTTGTGCAGGATATGTTCATGACGGAGACGGCAGTGCTGGCGGACGTCGTGCTCCCGGCCTCAAACCTCTACGAAAAATCCGGCTCCGTCACCAACCACTACGGTGACGTGCAGCAGGTCAAGAAGGCAGCCGACCGCGCCGGTGTCCGCTCGGACTTCGAGATGATCGTCCGCATTGCTGACCGCATGGGTGCGCACATCCAGTCGCTCGTCCCCTTCGGCAAGAACGTTGCCGGAACACGTGCCGACATGGGCCAGACCCGCGGTGCACAGTCCGGTGAGGCCGATCGCCACGCAGTATGGCTCACCGCGCACAGCCTGGAGCCGCGCCTCAGCCCGTTCGATACGACGGCCATCCTCGACGAGATCCAGCGGCTCGTACCCGGCTATGACAAGCTGCTCCGCCTTCAACTTCTCAGCGGCAACGATCAGCACCTGGAGCCCGCAGCAAATCTCGTACAAATCAGCACAACCCGCCGCGACCTCGTGCTTCCCTCGGGCGACACGCTCTTTACCTCCGGCACTCTCGGCCACTACTCCGCCATGCTCCTCGACCTGCAGGAGAACGAGTCCCGCAAGCACATTGAACTCAACCAGACGGCCGCAGACTAACCCTGAAAGAAGAGAATGCCTAACCTTTCCGACTTCCAAGTCTGCTTCCTGATTACGGTTCTCAAGATCGTCGTGGTGCTCGTCATCACGCTGACTGCCGTTGCGTATACCGTGCTGCTGGAGCGCAAGGTCATCGGCCGCATGCAGAACCGCTGGGGACCCTCGCGCGTTGGGCCGTTCGGCCTGCTGCAGCCGCTTGCGGACGGGATCAAGCTGTTCCTCAAGGAAGACCTGACGCCGATGCTGGTGCAGAAGCCGCTCTTCCTCGTCGCCCCGATCATCGCTCTCGGCTGTGCGCTCACCTCCATTGCGGTCGTGCCGTTCGGCACGCTCACTACCTTTAAGGGCGTGGATCTGTTTGAGATCGCCAACGTCAACATTGGCTTGCTCGTCATCCTCGGCATTACGAGTATCGGCGTGTACGGCATCGCTCTGTCTGGCTGGAGCTCGAATAACAAGTACGCGCTGCTCGGCAGCCTCCGCGCCACCAGCCAGGTCATCTCGTATGAACTTGCTCTCGGCCTTTCGCTCGTAGGCGTCGTCCTCCGCGCGGGTTCGCTCAACCTCCGCACCATCGTGGACAGCCAGTCCGCTCACGGGGCGCTCTCCTGGAATATCCTGGGCGGCTTCCAGATCGTCGCCTTCTTCATCTACCTGATGGCCGCCTACGCCGAGACCAACCGCTCGCCGTTCGACCTTCCCGAGGCTGAATCCGAGCTCGTCGCCGGGTATCACACCGAGTACAGCTCCATGAAGTTCGCCATGTTCTTCATGGCCGAGTACGCCAACATGATCACCGTCGCCTGCGTGGCCACGCTGCTCTTCTTCGGCGGCGCGTCCAGCCCATTCGGCCATCTCTTCCCGGACTTCGGCGGCCCCTGGGTTCACGCCGGCCTGTCCATTTTCTGGTTCGTCGCCAAGATCTTCGCGTTCCTGTTTCTCTATATCTGGGTCCGCTCTACCCTCCCCCGCTTCCGCTACGACCAGCTCATGGGCTTCGGCTGGAAGTTCCTGATGCCGGTGGCGATCCTCAACATTCTCGCTACCAGCCTCGTCCTCGCCTTCAAGGGCTAACGTTTACAATCGTCTGAAGCCCAAAACGCACCTTTGCACGAACCGGGAGAAACCACCCAGCCCATGCAACTCGCACTCTTCATCATCTTCGCCGCACTGGCCATTGCAGGAGCTCTCAATCTCCTTCTGCAGCGCCATCCCATCAACTCGGCCCTTTCCCTCGTCGTCGTCATGATGTCCCTCGCGGTCCTTTACTGGACGCTTGGCGCGGAGTTCCTTGCCGCCGCCCAGGTCATCGTCTACGCCGGCGCCATCATGGTGCTGTTCGTCTTCGTCGTTATGCTGCTCAACGCGGGGGAAGAAGAGCGCACCACCGGCAGCCGGGCGGCATACCTCGCCGGCGTCCCCGGAGCCACGGCTGTCTTCTGCCTGCTCAGCTTCGTCTTCCTTACGGAATCCAAGGCCATCGGCAATGCGACGCTCGGCGGCATGCTCTCGGGCGGCGTCAACAACATCGCGGAGATCTCGCAAGTCCTGTTCACCAGGCTCCTGCTCCCGTTTGAGGTCACCAGCGTCCTCATCCTCGTCGCCATCCTCGGGGCTGTCGTTCTCGCCCGCAAGACAGAGCCTGAAGAGGAAGGTAAATAGTGATCGTCCCCATCTCCGCCTACCTCATCCTCGCCGCGATTCTCTTCTCCATCGGCATCGCCGCCTTCCTCATCAAGCGCAACGTCATCAGCGTCTTCATGTCGATCGAGCTGATGCTCAACGCGGTCAACCTTACCTTTGTCGCCTTCGCGCATCGCTGGCACGCGGTCTCCGGACAGATCTTCGTCTTCTTCGTCATGGTCGTCGCAGCCGCGGAAGCAGCCGTCGGACTGGCCATCATCATCGCCATCTTCCGCACCCGCCAGACCCTCAACGTCGACCAGATCAACCTCATGAAGAACTAGGGCGCCCTGACCTCAATGAATCCCAACACTCTCTGGCTCATCCCGCTCAGCCCTCTCCTCGGCTTCCTCATCAACGGAACCGTCGGCCGCAAGCTGCCGCGTCCCTTCGTCACGGCCATCGCGCTCATCGCGACCATCATCCCCGCCGTCAAGGTCTTCCAGCTCTGGCTCTTCATGAAGTTCGCGGCGGACGGGCCCCTGACGATGTCCGTCGTCTCCCGGCCGTGGATCGACATCACTAACTTTCACGTAGACTTCGCGCTCTCGGTCGACCACCTCACGCTCATCATGCTGGGCGTCGTCACCGGCGTCGGCTTCCTCATCCACCTCTACGCCGCCGGCTACATGGCGCATGAGGATGGATACTGGCGCTTCTTCGCTTACCTCAACCTCTTCATGTTCTTCATGTCGGTACTGGTTCTGGCTGATAGTTTCTTGCTCTTGTTTGTAGGCTGGGAGGGCGTGGGTCTCGCCTCCTACCTGCTCATCGGCTTCTACTTCACCAAGACCTCCGCGGCCAACGCCGGCAAAAAAGCCTTCATCCTCAACCGCGTCGGCGACTTCGGCTTCCTGCTCGCGATGTTCCTGCTCATCGCCCACTTCGGCACCTTGAGCTTCTCTGAGGTCTTCGCAAGCATCACCGCGAACCCCGGCCTGCATGGCGGCTTCCTGACTGCCATCGCCTTGTTGCTGCTCGTGGGAGCCGCGGGTAAATCCGCACAGATTCCCCTCTATGTCTGGCTCCCGGACGCGATGGAAGGGCCTACTCCAGTTTCCGCGTTGATTCACGCGGCAACCATGGTCACGGCCGGCGTCTACATGGTCGCCCGCTGCCATACACTGTTTGATCGCTCGCCCTTCGCCCTCGCCGTCGTAGCCTGCATCGGCGCGGCGACGGCCATCTTCGCCGCCTGCATCGCGCTGGTGCAGCATGATATCAAGCGCGTTCTGGCTTACTCGACCGTCTCCCAGCTTGGCTATATGTTCCTCGCCTGCGGCGTCGGGGCCTATACCGCCGGCATCTTCCACGTCCTCACCCACGCTTTCTTCAAGGCCCTGCTCTTCCTCGCCGCTGGCTCCGTCATCCATGCCTTGTCTGGAGAGCAGGACATGCGTGTCATGGGCGGCCTCCGCAAGCGCATCCCGGTCACCTTCTGGACGATGACGATGGGCGTCTTCGCCATCGCCGGGATACCGCCGCTCGCGGGCTTCTTCTCCAAGGACGAGATCCTTTTCCAGGCATACTCCTGGACCGCTTACCCGGCGCTCGGTAAGCTCCTCTGGCTCGTCGGCCTCATCACCGCAGGCATGACCAGCTTCTATATGTTCCGCCTCTGGTTCAAGACCTTCTTCGGAGCAGAGCGCTTCGATGAACACCACCTGGGCGACACCTCACACAACGCCGAGCACGACGACTCTGAGGCCACGCACTCACACGGAGTCCATGAGTCATCCTGGATCATGCTCGCTCCGCTGGTCATCCTCGCAATCCTCTCCGTAGTCGGCGGATGGGTGGGAGTACCCGCAGCCCTCGGCGGGCACAATGAGATCGAGCACTTCCTCGAGCCCGTCTTCGCCAGCGGCATCGCAGAGCCTCTCGCAGTTGCCTCACACGGCTCAGAGATCGGCCTTGCCGCAGTCTCGGTCATCACCGCGCTGCTCGGCTTCATGCTGGCCTACCTCTGGTATTACAAGAAGCCCGGCACCGCCGCTGCACTCGCGCAGCGCTTCCCTCATCCTTACAACCTCGTCGCCAACAAGTTCTTCGTCGACGAGATCTACAACGCCATCTTCGTCACCGGTCTGCTCGGCTTCACCCGCATCTTCCTTAAAGGCTTCGACTCCATCGTGGTCGACGGCTTCGGCAAGTTCGCCGGCTGGGTCGCCTTCGACTTCGGTGAAGTCACCCGCCGCATTCAATCCGGCAACATCCGTTCCTACGCCGGCTGGTTAGCCCTTGGAGCCGCCGCTGTCATGGTCGTCATGATCTTTGGGCGATTCTGGGTATAGAAAAAGCTTCTTGGCAAAGTCTGTTGCTCTTGTCCTTGTATTTGCGAAGCACTCACCACTAAGCACTAGCCACTGCATTACTAGGAACTGCATTCCTATGAACATCGATACCTCAATCCTGACCCTCATCATCGCCGTCCCGCTCGCAGGCGCAGCCGTCCTTGCGCTCCTGCCCGATCGCGGAAACATTCAGAAGTTCGGCGCGCTGATCGTCACCCTCTTCACCCTGCTCTGCACGCTGCATCTGCCCGCGCACTTCAACGGCGCGGCCCCCGCCGGCTCCTTCCAGTTCGTCATCGATCACGACTGGATCACCGCGCCCAGCATCCGTTACCACCTCGGTGTGGACGCGATGAGCATGTGGCTCGTCGTCCTGACCGCCTTCCTCGCGCCGCTCGGCGTCCTGGCCTCGTGGAAGATTCCCAGCATCAACGAGCGCGCCAAGACCTTCTACGTCCTCTTCCTGCTCCAGCAGGTCGCCATGCTCGGCCTCTTCCTTGCGCTGGATCTCTTCCTCTACTACGCCTTCTTCGAGCTCTCGCTGGTCCCCATGACCATCCTGATCGCCACCTTCGGCCGCACCAAGAACCGCCGCCCCGCAGCGATCAAGTACTTCGTCTACAACTTCATTCCCTCCGCCATCCTCCTCGTCGGCATCCTCTGGCTCTACGTCAAGACCGGCACCTTCCAGTTCCCTGCCCTCGCCGGCCTGGCAGCCGCTCACAACATCTCGCCCAACGGCTCCGCGCTCGGGCTTGCGTCCCTCGCCTTCCTCATCGCCTTCTGCGTCAAGGTTCCGGTCTTCCCGCTGCACGGCTGGCTGAAGGACGCCATCGTAGAAGCGCCCACCGCGGCTGTCATGGTGCTGGCCGGCAAGACCGGCCTCTACTCCATCCTGCGGTTCTCCTTCGGCATCTTTCCGGAGCAGTCTCACCACATCGCTCCGCTGATGCTCGCGCTGGGAGCCATCGGCATCGTCTACGGTGCGCTCATCGCCACCACGCGCAACGACCTCAAAGAGCTTGCCGCGTACTCCACGCTCTCGCACCTCTCGTTCATCACGCTCGGCATCTTCGGCTTCACCATCGCGGGGCTGGACGGCGGCATCTACCAGATCCTGAACCACGGCATCTCCGGCAGCGCGCTCTTCCTGCTGCTCGGCTTCCTGTACGAGCGCTATGGCACCTACGACATGCGCGACCTGGGCGGCCTGGCCCAGAAGCTTCCGTGGATGGTGACTCTTTACGTCATCACCACCCTTTCCGTGATCGGGCTCCCCGGCCTGAACAGCTTCGTCGGCGAGTTCCTCGTCCTCTCCGGCTCCATGCAGGCTGCCTTCGCGCATCACGTCTTCTGGACCGTGCTGGCAACCACCGGCGTCATCCTCTCCGCGGCCTACATGCTCATCATGATTCAGCGCGTCTTCTACGGCCACCTGGGCGTGACGAGCTCCGGTCAGCCCTCCATCGATCTCAACGCACGCGAGCACACCGCTCTCTGGCCGCTCGTCGCCGTCATGGTCCTCATGGGCGTTTCGAGCCCCTACTGGCTGCACACCATCGACACCAACGGCGTGGCCATGAGTCTGCAGCGCACCGCCGCTCCGGCTGAAGCCCCCGCCACCCGCATCGAGTCCGAGTCCTACCCCAAGCCCGTCTTCGTCGATCCAGCCCTGGGCGCAGCCGCCCTGCACCAGCAGCCCGAGCCCGCCCTGAAGGGAGCCCGCTACTAATGAACCCGAACACCCTTGCCCTGCTCCCCGAGATCATCCTCACCGTCGCCGGCGTACTCATCATGGTCGCCGAGCCCTGCATCGCGCCCGGCAAATCCCGCCGCGGTCTCGGCTGGCTCGCCATCGTCTCCGCAGCCGCCTCCGCCGTAGCCAGCGTCTACCAGCTCAACGTCACGCGGGCCACGCTTGCGCCCATCCACGCCTTCTCCGGGACCATCCAGGTCGACGCGTTCTCCGTCTTCTTCCATCTGCTCATCGCTGGGATCGTCGTCGTCTCCCTGCTCGGCTCGCTCGACTTCTTCGACCGCCCCGACGGACACGCCGGTGAGTACTTCGCGCTCGTGCTCTTCGGCGCAGTGGGCATGATGTTCATGACCTCTGCCACTGAGCTGCTGATGGTGTTCGTCGGCCTCGAGATCTCCTCCATCTCCTCCTACATCCTCTGCGGCTTCCGCAAGGGCATCGCCACCGGCTCCGAGTCCTCGCTCAAGTACTTCCTGCTCGGCAGCTTCTCCACCGCCTTCTTCCTGTACGGCATCGCACTGGCCTTCGGCGCGACCGGCAGCACCTCCATCGCGGCCATTGCGATGGCGCTTTCGGTCGGCACAAACACCCCGCACCTCGCGTTCCTGGCGCTGGGCATGATCGTCATCGGGCTCGGCTTCAAGGTCTCCGCCGCTCCCTTCCACGTATGGACCCCGGACGTCTACCAGGGCGCACCTGCCCCCGTCGTCGGGCTCATGTCGACCGGCCCCAAGGCCGCAGCGTTCGCCGTGCTGATCCGCATCACCTTCATCGGCTTCCCCACCATCGAACACCGCTGGGCCGCACTGCTCTGGATTCTCGCCGCCCTCTCCATGACCATCGGCAACCTGGGCGCGCTCATGCAGAAGAACGTCAAACGCATGCTGGCGTACAGCTCCATCGCGCACGCCGGCTACCTCCTCGCCGCCTTCACCGCGCTGCCCAGCCGCGGCATCTCGGCCGCCTGCTTCTACACAGCGACCTACGCGGCCATGAACGTCGGAGCCTTCGCCGTCGTCACCCAGCTCGCAGGATATGACGAGCATCACCGCACCGTGGAAGACTTCACCGGCGCAGCCCTTCGCCGTCCATGGCTCGGTGCGTTGCTCTCCTTCTTCCTCCTCTCGTTGATCGGAATCCCCTTCACAGGCGGCTTCTTCGGCAAGTTCTACGTCTTCACCGCGGTCGTAGGCGGCGGGCACACGTGGCTTGCTATCGTTGGCCTGCTGAACTCCGGCCTGGCCTGCGTCTATTACCTCCGCCTCCTGGCCGCGCTCTACACCCGCCACCCGCATGAGAAGGGCAACGATCGCGCCGTCTTCACCAAGCTCTCGCTCCCGGCGGCCCTGGGCCTCGCAGGCAGCGCCCTGGCGACGCTCGCGCTGGGCATCATCCCCGGCCGCACCCTGGACCTCACCAACGCCGCCGCAGCCGACCTCCTGGCCCCCAACACCGCACCCTACACCAGCGCCAACTGCCCCGCCATCCAGAGCTCCAACACCCCGGACTGCCAACCCGAATAGGCGGGTATATAGTCGGGGCTACGCCTGTCCTTCCAGCCGTGTAGAACGAGGCAACCCAGATGCCTGACCGCCCGCTCCTCGATTGCACGAACTGCGAGCACCGTTCGCTGCGGATGTTTTGCAATCTGGATGAGCAAGCTCTCCAGCACTACGCCGCAATCGGCAGCGAGGCTAACTACCAGAGGGGCGTGATGCTCTTCCGTGAAGGTGGGCGGAGTGACGGCGTCTTTGTCGTCTGCACCGGCCAGGTCAAGCTGTCCTGCACGTCCAAGGAAGGTAAGACCCTCATCCTGAAGATCGCCATGCCGGGTGATGTGCTTGGCCTGAGTGCCGTGATCTCTGGATCTCCCTATGAGGTCTCGGCTGAGACGGTAGAGCCTACGCAGGTCAAACACATCCAGCGTGATGCCTTTCTCAAGTTCATCGATCGGTTCGGCGAAGGCAGCCTTCATGTCGCGAAGGCACTGTCAGCAGACTACAAAACGGCGTTCTTCGATGCCCGCCGACTGGCTCTCTCCGGTTCGGCGGCGGGCAGACTCGCTGGAGTCCTGCTGGACTGGGGTAAAAGTGCGGGCTCCTGCGGAAAGTTCGAGATGCGCTTTACGATGGCGCTGACGCATGAGGAGCTAGCGAACCTCGTCGGCACCTCTCGCGAGACCATCACCCGCACCTTGACGCGTTTCAAGAAGGAAAGCCTGATCCAGATAAAGGGTTCTTCGATCCTGATCACCGCGCCCGAGTTGCTGGAGAAGATCGCCGTCTGATCCGTTGACCGAAGCGGTGACAGATCACAAACACGTGTGATGCGCATCACTGAGACCTGCTCCCAACAAGCGGAGGATGGACTCAGGAGCAAACACATGAAAGCTTTTCAGCAATATTGGACGTTTTCCGCGATCCGTGGAGCGATGACCATCCTGGCTTCATGCTTCATCCTCGCCCTCCCTCTCACGACCTCATCCATGCTGTCCCTGCCGGTTCTCGTCGCTTTGGCGATCGACTGCCTCGCGACCTACACCATCTTCGATGGCGCGGTGATGATCCTGCTGGAGAGGTTGATGCCCACGCGCGCCACGAATCGCCGCATCCTGTACGGACAGGCTGGGATTGCGCTCGTGCTCGGAACCACGTTTTACCTTTTCGGATACGGCATGTTGAATCAGTCATGGCTCTTATGGATCGTGGCGGCACAGGCGGCGATGGCGGCTGGAGCTGAATTTCTCATCGCACGAAACACCCATCAGGAGTACGGCTGCCTGTCCTGTTACAGCACCTCGATGGTGCTCGGGCTTTGCGCTGTATTTCTCCCTTTTGCCAACGGGCTGAACGCAACCGATACGTCCTACGTTCTGGCCGCCTATGTGGGTCTGTACGGAGCGAGTGAACTGTTCCTGGGCGGCCGGATGCTCTTTGCGGAGTATCGCAGTGAACACCCGGCAGCAGTCGCCTCCGAGGCTTGGAAGGTGGCCATGCTGGAGCCGGAGGCCGCACCTCTGCTTCCGCTTGCCGCGCGCAGAATCTGCTCGAACTGTGTCGAGTGCCCGGCCGACTCGCTCTGCCATGACAACTCCCTGTCAGGGCAGGTCGGAATGGTGCTGGCGGAGCGCCGTCCGGCGATCGTCGTGTCCACGAGAGTTGTCGCGTCGCTTAGCAAACAACCACACCCTGTTGCAGCCTAACCGCCGCTTAAACAACAAAGCCCCCGCACCAAGGCGGGGGCTTTGTTCTTTGCTGAGAAGCTTACTTGACCTTCAGGAAGATGATGACGAAGGTGAAGAGAGCCAGGGACTCGATGAACGCGAGACCAAGGATCAGGAAGATGAAGATGCCAGGACGAGCGCCCGGGTTACGTGCCAGAGCCTCGGTTGCCGAAGCCGTCGCGCGGCCCTGTCCGAGTCCGCAAAGACCAGCCGCAAGGGCCATGCCGATACCGGCGCCGATTGAAACCCACCAGTGGCTCTCATCTGCAGCGCCCTGAGCGAACGCGGGAACGGCCAACATCATCGCCGCCAACGTCATAAAGAAGTACTTGCCTGCCTGCAACATACGATTC is a window of Granulicella tundricola MP5ACTX9 DNA encoding:
- the nuoF gene encoding NADH-quinone oxidoreductase subunit NuoF produces the protein MPRNVSHPDEAIVLKRRFGQGAANIDKYLELDGYKAVQMAIAQGPEMPTWIINVMKASGLRGRGGAGFPTGLKWSFVPKVSEKPKYVLVNGDESEPGTCKDHVIFLEDPHAVIEGTMIAGLAIGSKLGFIYLRGEYRYLLKIVEKAVAEAYAKGFLGKNIFGSGIDFDIITQTGAGAYEVGEESALMESLEGKRGVPRIKPPFPAVVGLYGGPTVINNAETIASAPHILLMGGEAYAKLGSERNGGTRLFGISGHVERPGVYELPMGYNLKKAIYEVAGGVKGGKKLKAVVPGGSSCPVLTADELDVGLDFDQMGKAGTMLGSGGIVVLDETVSIVEFALRVISFYQHESCGWCIPCREGTDWIKKTLARVYAGGGSKKDVDNVQYLAENMMGRTFCPLGDAAAMPTLGFVKKFRKEFEDYIDGNRAGTPVMSEQELVGAGH
- a CDS encoding molybdopterin-dependent oxidoreductase; the encoded protein is MPDVTFTVDGRQLTAPAGTLLIDACKTHGINIPAFCYYPGLSLQAACRMCVVRIEKVPKLATACTTTVAEGMVVATETPEIAQARKATLQLLLGNHPLDCPVCDAGGECELQDMTFKYGAADSFYAEPKNHREEQKWSPVVYFDRPRCILCYRCVRMCGEGMDVFALGIQNRGSSSIIAPNSPASENPMDSLPHVDCEQCGMCIDACPVGALTSGTYRYKTRPWEMNHVSTVCTHCGDGCKTTLGVRSTSGGSEIVRGDNRDKSGINGDFLCNKGRYAFDFANHEDRITKPLVRNAAGKLEPVTWEAAFDHIGKRFRELRDTKGGESIGVIGSNRLTNEESYLLQKFARTVLKTNNIDHHRTADHVAFAQALSGQTGRSASLHDTLSAPSVLIVGGDPTNQSPATAWNLRTNVRNNGAKLYVVNHEEIKLRRQAKAFVRLAPFGYGALAAFLAGDDSAASQAVQNTEALSGFRDTLRGTENLLILIGSDLRGADLRRLIEFGLTLPGSKFALLSDYVNSKGAADMGLLPDMLPGYTPVGSEHFAEYNAPATPGKDMLEIFDAAGAGNLSALYVVGSNPVLRYGVEAAALKNTFVVVQDMFMTETAVLADVVLPASNLYEKSGSVTNHYGDVQQVKKAADRAGVRSDFEMIVRIADRMGAHIQSLVPFGKNVAGTRADMGQTRGAQSGEADRHAVWLTAHSLEPRLSPFDTTAILDEIQRLVPGYDKLLRLQLLSGNDQHLEPAANLVQISTTRRDLVLPSGDTLFTSGTLGHYSAMLLDLQENESRKHIELNQTAAD
- the nuoH gene encoding NADH-quinone oxidoreductase subunit NuoH encodes the protein MPNLSDFQVCFLITVLKIVVVLVITLTAVAYTVLLERKVIGRMQNRWGPSRVGPFGLLQPLADGIKLFLKEDLTPMLVQKPLFLVAPIIALGCALTSIAVVPFGTLTTFKGVDLFEIANVNIGLLVILGITSIGVYGIALSGWSSNNKYALLGSLRATSQVISYELALGLSLVGVVLRAGSLNLRTIVDSQSAHGALSWNILGGFQIVAFFIYLMAAYAETNRSPFDLPEAESELVAGYHTEYSSMKFAMFFMAEYANMITVACVATLLFFGGASSPFGHLFPDFGGPWVHAGLSIFWFVAKIFAFLFLYIWVRSTLPRFRYDQLMGFGWKFLMPVAILNILATSLVLAFKG
- a CDS encoding NADH-quinone oxidoreductase subunit J family protein, which translates into the protein MQLALFIIFAALAIAGALNLLLQRHPINSALSLVVVMMSLAVLYWTLGAEFLAAAQVIVYAGAIMVLFVFVVMLLNAGEEERTTGSRAAYLAGVPGATAVFCLLSFVFLTESKAIGNATLGGMLSGGVNNIAEISQVLFTRLLLPFEVTSVLILVAILGAVVLARKTEPEEEGK
- the nuoK gene encoding NADH-quinone oxidoreductase subunit NuoK, encoding MVPISAYLILAAILFSIGIAAFLIKRNVISVFMSIELMLNAVNLTFVAFAHRWHAVSGQIFVFFVMVVAAAEAAVGLAIIIAIFRTRQTLNVDQINLMKN
- the nuoL gene encoding NADH-quinone oxidoreductase subunit L, whose translation is MNPNTLWLIPLSPLLGFLINGTVGRKLPRPFVTAIALIATIIPAVKVFQLWLFMKFAADGPLTMSVVSRPWIDITNFHVDFALSVDHLTLIMLGVVTGVGFLIHLYAAGYMAHEDGYWRFFAYLNLFMFFMSVLVLADSFLLLFVGWEGVGLASYLLIGFYFTKTSAANAGKKAFILNRVGDFGFLLAMFLLIAHFGTLSFSEVFASITANPGLHGGFLTAIALLLLVGAAGKSAQIPLYVWLPDAMEGPTPVSALIHAATMVTAGVYMVARCHTLFDRSPFALAVVACIGAATAIFAACIALVQHDIKRVLAYSTVSQLGYMFLACGVGAYTAGIFHVLTHAFFKALLFLAAGSVIHALSGEQDMRVMGGLRKRIPVTFWTMTMGVFAIAGIPPLAGFFSKDEILFQAYSWTAYPALGKLLWLVGLITAGMTSFYMFRLWFKTFFGAERFDEHHLGDTSHNAEHDDSEATHSHGVHESSWIMLAPLVILAILSVVGGWVGVPAALGGHNEIEHFLEPVFASGIAEPLAVASHGSEIGLAAVSVITALLGFMLAYLWYYKKPGTAAALAQRFPHPYNLVANKFFVDEIYNAIFVTGLLGFTRIFLKGFDSIVVDGFGKFAGWVAFDFGEVTRRIQSGNIRSYAGWLALGAAAVMVVMIFGRFWV